The Triticum aestivum cultivar Chinese Spring chromosome 4B, IWGSC CS RefSeq v2.1, whole genome shotgun sequence sequence CGCACCTTCCATGCCCAGGTCTTGCTTTTGTTTGTCGCTGCACCGACATTCGGCTCCCTGTGACGTGAGTGCCTTACTGAAGATGGATGCTTCGAGGCAGTCGCGGAAGAACCCGAGACAGTACTATTTGGGGGATGGTTTTCTACCCTGTCGAGATTGCTTGTTGCCATGGCTTGTTCCCTGAAAACAGCACCAGTATCCATTTCTTGTCCCGAACCACAATTTGCATCTTCTCCATTGCAACCATTGTCCTCTGAAGGCGGCACTGGTGCTGACAGTCGAAGATACTGTGGATCCCCTTGCTCGTCGAGACCAGGGCCAGAAGTAGCCTCGAGACTCTGGATCCCAGGAGAGCTCGCCGCAGCATCCACCACTTGAGGTAACTGGACCATGGTACCCTCGTCCTTGAGGTCTTTCAGTCTCTGTTCTTTCTGTCTCAGTTTCTTCATCCGCTTCCTTTCCATGATTTCAGCTTGCCTTCACATTATACAACAAGGATAGTTTAGATATAGATTTCACCAAACTAGAATCAAATGATGCTGCATTAATAAGCAATAAGCTGACAAAAAATATAGGCTCCGCAGCTTTgcgtaattaattaattatataacACGTCAATGACATTAAACAATAACCTTTTCTGAGCAGCGTCCTCTTCCTCCACTAGCAACTTCTGGCATCTTAACGCTTCAGCGGCCTTATCAGCAGACCATGCTTCGACCTGTTGTTTCATTTACAAGCCATACATTAAAACCATAGAAACTTGTACCATAAAGGATAAATGCACTAACTCTGCTGTGCATAACTGAAACACATCGTACCAGCTTCTGTTCAAGGATGTAACTGGTGCACGCAACAACGTTTTTCAACTCTGTTGCGACCTTCTCAACCTCCCCGTCAAACAAAAACTTCTGAACACAGGCAGCGTCGGCTGCGTTGGTACAAAGAAATGTGTTCTCGCTTGCTTCGTCGAGCATGATAAACAGTTCATTTGATGAGATGGGTAGTCTTGAGGCTGCTGTCTGAATAAGGTCCTACAGTTATGGGAAGAAAAGAAGCTTATTACATATGATACTACACGACACAAAATGCATACAGTAGAGCAGTGACAAGTCGGGTCAACAAAGCCTTACCAGGAGTTCATTGCCGGCTCTGGCATATGGCAGCGGCAACGAAGCGTACCCTGGCTTGCACATCCACGACGACAATGATGTCAAAATGAATAAAGCGCTGGTCTCCTGAAGATGTATTTGTTGTGTATAACATTAGATGTTCCGAAACACAAACCGACACACAAAGAGAAAAGTCGTATACTCTGAAGATACCGATCTATGGTCATTACCTCTATAGCCACGCCCTCCAGGGACAGTATCGCTTGGGCCTGGCCCACCGTGAGCTGAAGGAAGAGCAGGACAAGTTAATCCCGTGAACACACCACTAGCAAGGAGAGGGAAACAACATGTTGCTTCGTTTAAATAGGTTATATTGTAGGTCAGTAATCCACAATCTGCCAGCAAATTCCTCTTTCTGCTAAATTATTTATATTACAGCAGAGAATAAAGAAGTGGTGACAGAGCAGAGCATATCTTCTTACTTTATCCCAGAATGCGGCAAGGTGGTCTCTGTTCTTGGGGAAATCCTGCAAAACCATCAGCAAACAAACATGTCATGCCAATGCAGGGTTGCAAGGGGGGTGGGCGCTCGATATA is a genomic window containing:
- the LOC123090482 gene encoding uncharacterized protein — protein: MAASGSGSVSGQIQPLKIPDAVVALAQAAAKANNNSSSNSAAAADATDKYLPGWPLFSPPKMQLTKCAKCPREFCSSVALRRHTRVHRRALKIDKDFPKNRDHLAAFWDKLTVGQAQAILSLEGVAIEETSALFILTSLSSWMCKPGYASLPLPYARAGNELLDLIQTAASRLPISSNELFIMLDEASENTFLCTNAADAACVQKFLFDGEVEKVATELKNVVACTSYILEQKLVEAWSADKAAEALRCQKLLVEEEDAAQKRQAEIMERKRMKKLRQKEQRLKDLKDEGTMVQLPQVVDAAASSPGIQSLEATSGPGLDEQGDPQYLRLSAPVPPSEDNGCNGEDANCGSGQEMDTGAVFREQAMATSNLDRVENHPPNSTVSGSSATASKHPSSVRHSRHREPNVGAATNKSKTWAWKVRTGVEERCPKGERDVDADQETAPLNTDKNSQVLIGSISVAIEDGGGCSQDSKDYHPAPPESNLNTLNDPVAEAMQPVSHDENACEDANGGTITPAAEDRSPSSVVTDESGSVGGNPESAEGVGLRQGTVSSGQEASAFLSQRWKEALAGDHVKLVLC